A portion of the Kosmotoga arenicorallina S304 genome contains these proteins:
- a CDS encoding chromate transporter, translating into MIEVFLTFLKIGLIAFGGGYGAIGLIQDEVVQIHHWFTQQEFLDFLSIAQMTPGPIGLNTSTFIGYKLYGFVGALLATTGFILPSILWVYVLLKTLKLITRFIDEKRLIGALKGAALVLILVATYRIGSASIINLSSTLIFACAFLLLIFLKRLSPIWIILGGGLAGILLNAF; encoded by the coding sequence ATGATAGAAGTATTCCTGACTTTCCTTAAAATAGGATTGATAGCCTTCGGTGGTGGATATGGTGCTATTGGTTTGATACAGGATGAAGTGGTTCAGATACACCATTGGTTTACTCAGCAGGAATTTCTGGATTTTCTTTCGATTGCCCAGATGACGCCTGGCCCAATTGGGTTAAACACTTCGACTTTTATAGGTTACAAACTTTACGGATTTGTTGGTGCCTTGCTGGCAACCACAGGGTTTATACTTCCAAGCATTTTGTGGGTGTATGTGCTTTTGAAAACGTTGAAGCTCATTACAAGATTCATCGATGAAAAACGCTTGATAGGGGCACTCAAAGGTGCGGCTCTTGTTTTAATCCTTGTTGCAACTTATCGAATAGGATCTGCTTCTATAATAAATTTATCTTCAACCCTTATCTTTGCTTGTGCTTTCCTGCTTTTGATTTTTTTGAAAAGACTTTCTCCAATATGGATCATTCTTGGTGGAGGATTAGCCGGTATCTTACTAAATGCATTCTGA
- a CDS encoding heavy metal-binding domain-containing protein: MNKVCYSCRKRFPKEEIVKINGKNYCLECASKLSNKNHHGPAETAIPDIVVLSVDTVPVAIERYFQAISAEAILTLDMKSIRVQTVKNKMVRAFSLTYELDELKLSLLEDLKFQAANFGANAIIGLRTSMSTVESVDSEKLIFISMSGTPVILSDVSILTHHSGKVRKTRE; encoded by the coding sequence ATGAATAAAGTCTGCTATTCCTGCCGAAAACGCTTTCCGAAAGAAGAAATCGTTAAAATCAACGGGAAGAATTACTGTCTTGAATGTGCCAGCAAACTCAGTAATAAAAACCATCACGGACCGGCAGAAACTGCTATTCCAGATATTGTTGTTTTATCTGTTGATACCGTACCTGTCGCTATTGAAAGATACTTTCAGGCGATATCCGCGGAAGCCATTTTAACACTGGATATGAAATCAATAAGAGTCCAGACAGTTAAAAACAAAATGGTTAGAGCTTTTTCACTAACGTATGAGCTTGATGAGCTCAAACTCTCTCTTTTGGAAGATTTGAAGTTTCAAGCAGCAAATTTTGGAGCAAATGCAATAATTGGGCTGAGAACCTCTATGAGCACCGTTGAATCTGTAGATAGCGAGAAGTTGATATTCATTTCAATGAGCGGAACCCCTGTAATACTTTCCGATGTGTCAATATTGACCCACCATTCTGGCAAGGTCAGAAAAACAAGAGAGTGA